One genomic segment of Pseudomonadota bacterium includes these proteins:
- a CDS encoding elongation factor Tu, translating to APIAMDEGLRFAIREGGRTVGAGVVAKIVK from the coding sequence TAGCTCCTATCGCAATGGATGAGGGCTTACGCTTCGCAATCCGTGAAGGTGGTAGAACCGTTGGTGCAGGTGTTGTGGCTAAAATTGTTAAATAA